Genomic window (Takifugu rubripes chromosome 1, fTakRub1.2, whole genome shotgun sequence):
ATCCTGTTGTGGCCACAAAAACCACCCGAAGTGTACTGACACACTTTAGTCTTGAAGATGGAATTGTGTTTTAAATAGTTGGTGAACTCCTTTAAACACGCAAGGGTGCGATTTTCCAACGGAATGTCGCAGTTCTCATCCCGTTTCTGAATCATCAGCCCGAGCCGGCGTGCCATCAGATGTTTTCCGGGCAGTTCCGTTTTTATGCCAACAGATTTAACACGTAGAGGAGTTTGAATGAGAATGTGCCAAAGCTTTTGGCACATCTGAGACCCCGGCTGGAGCGCACAGATTTGAAGGTTGTGTTAAAGTTTCCTGTGTGTCAGCAGCACGAATCTGCTTCGCCCTGAAATTGTCCTGAAGTTCTCTCTCACGCCCCAATTTCATTCTCTTTTGTCTCCATCCAACCAATTTCTGTGGTAATTTATCTCTTCTGGCTCCTCTATCACTTTAGGTCCAATTTTTCCTTCTGCGCGCACCCTTCTTTAATCCCCGCCCTCCTCCATTTGTAGCACTTTCCACTGTCTCAGACTCGGAAGATTGGGTGTTTTTTCCTTCCGAGTGCAGCCTCGGACCAGCTTTTCTGTGCCAGCTGAGCTGTGATGCCTTTCACTATCACAAAATAATCCTATTCCAGCAAGATCCCATCTGATCAAACCTCCTGGCTCACATATTCATCAAACTGCTGTCGTTAGGAACCGCAGGTGCTGCAAACAGCTTTTATTCCTAATCACTCTATCACGTGATCCACTTATCTAATCTTCCAGAACATCCTCGCCAACTCCTGAAGGTTTTCTGTGCAGATAATTACATAATGTAAAAGATACCACAGAGGATAATATAAGTGCGGTCAAATTCCATATTCTCATCCGACCGACAACACAGATGTCACAATGATCTGTCACCCTGTTTTAGACTGTTGGCTGAAAAATTCACACGTTTCAACGTTTCATAGTTAATCATTACCTCAGTCAGACTTGCGATGTTTATTggaatacatttaaaaagaaaccccccaaaaaaccccaagaAGTGGATGTTACTGCAGGGTTGGGACGTGTACTGTGCACGTTTTCAGCTCATAGCTGATCAGTCCATCCAAGTGTGTCTGGTTGCTGTTTAGAATGAAGCGGCCTGCGTATAGCCGCCCTCTCCCCACACTTCCTGCCGGCCTCTGGAGCTGCCTAGTGGCCCCAGCTCCCACCGTAGTCCAGGGAGGCCGTTTTATTTATTaacacttgtttgtttttttaaacttaattGCGATTGCAGCAGATATTGATCTTGGGCACAGGCCATCAATCTTTTGCTGTTCTGGTGCAGGTCGGGGACGATTCGTCTTTGCTAATGGTGCGAGACTTTACAGGCAGCGACTGTACCAACTAAATGATGcttactctttttttcttttctttttttttaaagtgctttgGTTCATGCATCTTTGTGAGCGCGTAACTTTTACATATCGAATTGAGACGAATGGCTTCCGAACTGCACCGATCACACTCGTTTTGTCTCTTTGCAGGGGGCAAACTGCTTCCATTCACCGTGCACTGATGCAGATGGATGTCGGGGAACACTGACCACTAAAAGTCACAGGTTCCTCCTCCCGACCCCCTTGCCCCTGACGCCTTCTGTCACGCTGGCAATGGCAAGAGTcccgagtcccccccccctctgcggAAATGTCCAGTGGGCCTGTGGCCGAAAGCTGGTGTTACACACAGGTAAACATCTACATGCAGTTTTTCACCTCACGTTGGCCTTATAGGACAGTTACTGTTTAACCATCATCGTCTTGTTTCCTTGCCAGATCAAAGTGGTGAAGTTCTCTTATATGTGGACTATCAACAACTTCAGCTTCTGTCGTGAGGAGATGGGAGAAGTAATCAAgagctccaccttctcctctgggGCCAACGACAAGCTAAAGTGGTGTGTAGATGAGAGCTCAGTGCCGTGTTAACATCAGTAGTTGTCCCTCTCTGTTTTCTGAGTTACATATTGAATAAGTCTTAAATTTAGAAGGGGTTTGATAGTTAATATCAAGTAGACTTCAAGGATATGTGATAGCATAGCAGCATACGGGCCATTAAACTATGAGGTGCCGTTATTGTCATTATAATAAGATTGCAGAAGTTGGTAAAACTGACAAGAGCGTGACTAGTTTCTCCCAGAAGTGAAACTTCCCACGTAGTTTAACTTCTTGTGGGCTGTCCCCTCCACCATCAGGTGTTTGCGAGTGAATCCTAAAGGTCTGGATGAGGAGAGTAAAGACTACCTGTCTCTCTACCTGCTGCTGGTCAGCTGTCCAAAGGCAGAGGTGCGTGCCAAGTTCAAGTTCTCCATCCTCAATGCCAAGGGAGAGGAGACCAAAGCCATGGGTGAGTCTTTTGGGTGGTTGTAAATCATCCAAAGCCTTCAACGCTTCCTCCTCTAGCTGCACTATTTTGCCATCATGCCGTTGTTTGTTTATTCCTGTGTGTGAGCTCCATCTGATCTTCCTGTGTGCAGAAAGCCAGAGAGCTTATCGTTTTGTTCAGGGAAAAGACTGGGGCTTCAAAAAGTTCATCCGGAGAGACTTCCTCCTAGAAGAGGCCAATGGCCTCCTACCTGATGATAAGCTAACGCTTTTTTGTGAGGTACACGGCTCTTCCTTGTTATATACTGttttttgtgcttctgtttaAAATCACCTTTCTTCATTTGCTTTCTCTCAGGTAAGTGTGGTGCAGGATTCTGTTAACATATCCGGACAGAACACCATGAATATGGTGAAGGTGCCCGACTGCCGGCTAGCAGATGAGCTGGGAGGCCTGTGGGAGAACTCTCGCTTCACAGACTGTTCACTGTGTGTGGCCGGCCAGGAGTTCCAAGCCCACAAAGCCATCCTGGCAGGTACAGACAGCACTGGGCACTCCCCATCTATCCTCCGTGTTTTccaaggctttttttttgtcccagACTCACATGAGATGACATGAAAGCCCGCTTTCCTGGTGCGGCTTAAAAGCCATAtgagttttttaagaaaataaacaattttACATAATAAATAAGCAGAAATAGCAGTTCAGTCCATGGCCTCCTccctgagggggaggagcaaagggtgagtgtgtgtttctttagGAAGGTGCTGCACCTGAGTTGTTGTTGCAGTTGTAGCTGTTTGAGTTTTGGTGCAAGCGATTGAGGGTATATTTACTGTGCTGCTTTATTGTCAGATCTATTTGCTTCTGTGTTAATGTTCTCCCGTTTTACTCCTCCCAGCTCGTTCTCCTGTATTCAGCGCCATGTTCGAGCATGAGATGGAGGAAAGCAAAAAGGTGAGTCCAAGGACCCAACCCATTCTTATTCCTAAGAATAAATTGGATTTCCTTctt
Coding sequences:
- the LOC115250278 gene encoding speckle-type POZ protein is translated as MSSGPVAESWCYTQIKVVKFSYMWTINNFSFCREEMGEVIKSSTFSSGANDKLKWCLRVNPKGLDEESKDYLSLYLLLVSCPKAEVRAKFKFSILNAKGEETKAMESQRAYRFVQGKDWGFKKFIRRDFLLEEANGLLPDDKLTLFCEVSVVQDSVNISGQNTMNMVKVPDCRLADELGGLWENSRFTDCSLCVAGQEFQAHKAILAARSPVFSAMFEHEMEESKKNRVEINDVEPEVFKEMMCFIYTDKAPNLDKMADDLLAAADKYALERLKVMCEDALCTSLSVENAAEILILADLHSADQLKTQAVDFINYHAAEVMETAGWKSMVASHPHLVAEAYRSLASAQCPFLGPPRKRLKQS